One Baekduia alba genomic window, GATGGGTCGGTTGACACCGTCGTCGCTCAGCGCGACCTCGGTGGCGATCATCTGGGTGTAGTCCGGCATGGCGAACCCCAGCGTCGCGTGATTCGCATGGAGGGGGTGCGGGACGCCACCGGCGGCTTGATCTCGCTTCACCGGCAGGAATTCTCTGAAAGCGGCGAGCCCTCAACCGGGCGCGAACTCCTTTGGCAACGTACAGACGCGGACGAGTTGCGCGCAGCCGAGCAGGTGATAGTCGAGCAACTTCCCGAGGCAATCCGGGCGTGGGTCGAGCGCTCAGCGCCAGATGAGCCGGCGTACTGCCTCTGTGTGCTGTACGGCAGCACCTGGGGTCCCTCCCTCGGCATCGGCACGACAGCCGAGCTTCAAGGTTGGGGCGAAGCGAGTGCATCCGATCGAATGGACCGGATGTGGAATCCGGCTGAGTTTCGGTGCTTCGACCCGGAGCCAATGGAGCTCAACACCGGCGCGTTGGCGGATGCCTATCGAGTGACCGCCCGCAGTTGGGGTTCGAGGACACCTGAGAAGATTCGCGCGGCGTGCCTTAGTGTTGCGAGATATCTCCGCGAACTGACGTTGCCCTTATCGTCCGCCAAATCGTTTGTTGTCTATGCCACTGATCTCGAGCTCGTCGATCTTGACGCGAACTTCCGTAAGCTCGGCGCGACGGGCGTGCGGCGGGTCATCGAGAAGTAGCCTGCGTTTCCAATCTCGGTGATCCGATTTTGGCCGGCATCTCCGGATCGTCGGGCCTCCCTGACGAGGACCATGGGTCGCCGACTTGCTATTGATGCTGCGGCGCGCTCATTGGTGGGTGTCTCATAATCGCCGCCTGCTCGCATGCTCCGTGGTTCTCAGTGCACATGTTCGTGGCTACGGGTGATCTCGGTGGGCAGGGTCACGGAAGCCTGGCGACACTGGCGTGCGCGCTGATTGGGCTCGTGCTGGCCTTGATAAGGCGACGGTTCGTTGCACCGGTGATGGTCATCGCGCTGGCAGCAGCGCTGGCATCTGCTTACCAAACGCCGGGAACGGTGGCCAGCAGTCACGGTGGTCAGGTCGATGTGGCCTGGGGTGCGATGGGTGGTCATCGCAGCAGCGGCTCTCACGATGGGCCCCGCGTTCGCGCTGTGACGGAGCTGGCGCAGCTGGAGCCCGCGTGCACCCTGATCGCCGAGCTCGAGTGGGTCGTCGAGGTGCTCGACCGCGGTGGCGTCGTCCCGGTGCCGGTCGCGCGTATGCTCATCGAGGTCGCCGACGAGCCGGAGCGGCTCGGGCGGTTCGCGACCGCGGTGCGGCCGAGCCAGCTCGACGAGCTGTTGGATGGTCTTGCCGCAGGGGCACCGGCTGAGGTCGATCGGGCGCGTGCACGGGCGGTCGCGCAGGAGCTGCATGACGTCGCCGACGAGCCTGTCGCCGCGCTGGCGGCGGACGCGCGCTTACGTCTGGACGCGGTGTGCTCGGCGCTCGTGGCGGCGATGGGTCACGAGCCACCGACCGCGCCGGACGACACGAGCGAGGTCGAGCTCGTCGTGGTCCTAGCGCCCGGGATGGGTGTCGACGAGGCGCAGCGACTGGCGGATGCGGTAGAGGCGCATCTTGGACCCACCGGCGAGCTCGTCGGATACGAGTTCCATGCCGAGTCCCGTCGGCTGGTGCTGTCCGTCGGCGGGGTTGCAGAGGACACGCTGAAGGCAGCGGTGCTGCCACTGCTCGCCCACGCAGGTGACGGTCAAGGCTGACCCGAGATCTAGGCGCGCCTTAATGGCGGTGCGCGCCTCCGCTGATTCGTTGCAATTGCGCGTAGAGCGGTAACGGGCTCGGGCGCGAGCCTTCGCGCCCATGTGGACGGCGACGGCGCGCGGAGAAGATGGGCAGGCCACGGTCGAGTTGGTGGCCTTGCTGCCGGCGCTGGTCGCGATCGCGCTGCTGGGGTGGCAGGCGCTGGTGGCCGGAGAGGCGTGGTGGTTGGCGGGCGCGGCCGCGCGGGACGCGGCGCGGGCGCAGGCGCTGGGGACGGATCCGGCGAGTGCGGCGCGCTCGGTGCTGCCGGAAGGTCTGCGCTCGGGCCTGCGCGTGTCGGATGCCGACCCGGGCGTGGTCGTGCGCGTGCAGATCCCGGCGGTCTTCGCGGGCTTGCGGTTCGGCTCCGTGACGGCGCGCGCGTCGATGGAGCGGCAGTCGTGATCCGCGAGGACCGCGGGCAGTCGTCGATCGAGCTGGTGGGCATGGTTCCGCTCGTGGTCGTGGTGGTCCTCGTGGCCGCGCAGTTCCTGGCCGCGGGTGCGGCCCGCACCGTCGCCTCGTCGGCGGCGGAGGCGGGCGCGATGGCGATCGTCCAGGGCGGCGATCCTGCGGCGGCGGCGAGCGCCGCGGTTCCCGGCTGGACCCACGCCCGCCTCGCGGTCCGCGTCACCGGGCGTCACGTGCGCGTCCGCGCGACGCCGGCGACCGTGCTCCCGCTGCTGCCCGGGACGCTCGCCTCGACGGCCACCGCCGACGCGGGGCCGGCGTCGTGAGCGCCGTGGTGCTCGCGCGCCTGCGCGACCTGTTCGTCGCGCCGACCGCCGACCTGCCGGCGACGCAGGTGGCCGAGCGGGCGGTGCCGTCGACGCTGGCCGTGCTGGCGGCGGGCGCGGACGGGGCGGTGGCGGGCTCCGCGCTGGCGCTCGCGGCGGCCGCGGCGCTGCGGGCGCGCTGCGCGGTGGTGTGCGTCTGGTCGGGGGCGACGACGCCGCCGCGCCCAGGGCTCGCGTCCGCGGCGACGCGTCGGACCGCCGATCGCCTCGGTGCGCGCGGGCTCGTCGTCGCCGCGCGGGGCCGGCTGGTCACCGTCGCGCTCCCCGCCGCGGACGGCGAGGCGCGCGCCGCGGCCGAGCGGGCGCTGGCGGCCGCCGGCGACGCGCCGGTCGTGATCGTCATCGCGGGTGCGCGGCCACCGGCGCTCGACCCGTTGCTCGCCGCAGTCGACCGCATCGTGATCGTGCCCCCGCCCGACGCGCCGTCCGGCCTCGAGGCGCTCGCGGTCGACGCCGCCGCCCACCTGGGCCGCTCGACCGCGATCCTGCGACTGCCCCGCACCGGCACGACCGCCAACCACCTCCTCGCCGGCACCGGCCTGGTCCTCGGGCCGTCGCTGCGCGCCGCCGCGACCTCGGCGCTGGAGGGCGGCCATGGCTGAGCGCGGGGACGACGGCCAGGCGATGGTCGTGTTGTTGGGGGTGATGGTGCTCGTCATCGTCCTGGCCTCGCTGCTCGGCGCGTTCGCGGCGGGGATCGGCGCGCATCAGGAGCGGCGGGGCGCGGCGGATCTCGCGGCGCTCGCCGGCGCCGAGGCGATGCGCGTCGCGCAGCCGCGGCTGTTCGAGCCGGCGCGGCTCGACGACGGCGTGGTCAACCCGCGGCATCTCGAACGGGCGGCGTACCTCGCGCTGGCGCGGAGGATCGCGGTCGTCACGGCGCGGCGGAACGGCGCGCGCACCATCGCCGTCGCGTTCCCCGACGCGTCCGCGCTCGCTCCGACACGGATCGCCGTGACGATCCGCGACCCGCTCCACGTTGCAGGAAGGACCCTCACAACTCCGGCGCGCGCCGTCGCCGAGATCACGCCGGTCACGCTGCCCACGGCCGGCGGCGACCTCGGCGGCGAGTACCGCGGTCCGCTCGCCCAGCGCCAGGGCAAGCGGATGCGGCCGGACGTCGCGCTCGCGTTCGACAGGATGAGCGCCGCCGCCCGCGCCGACGGCGTCGGCCTCATCGTCACCAGCGCGTTCCGGACCAACGCCGAGCAGGCCGCGCTCTTCGCCGCCCATCCGGACCCGAAGTGGGTCGCGCCGCCCGGCCAGTCGCTGCACCGGCTGGGAACGGAGCTCGACCTGGGTCCGGACGGCGCCTACGGCTGGCTGGCCGCGCACGCGAAGCGCTTCGGCTTCGTCCAGCGGTACGCGTGGGAGCCGTGGCACTACGGCTACGTCCGCGCGGCCGGCTCGCGCAGCGTCGGCTACGGGCCGGGCGACGGCCGCAGCGGCCTGCCCGCGTTCGTCCCCGCGCGCTGGGCGCCGGCGATCTCGCGCGCGTCGCAGCGCTGGAACGTCGGCGCCGCGCTCCTAGCCGCCCAGCTGTTCCAGGAGTCGCACTTCAACCCCTTCGCGATCTCACCCGCCGGCGCCCAGGGCATCGCCCAGTTCATGCCCGGCACCGCCAAGGACTACAACTTGTCCGACCCTTTCGACGGCACCGCCGCGATCCTCGCCCAGGCCCACCTCATGCACGACCTGCTCGCCCAGTTCGGCTCGGTCCCCCTCGCCCTCGCCGCCTACAACGCCGGCCCCATCCCGGTATCCCGCTGCGGCTGCATCCCGCCGATCCCCGAGACGGTCGAGTATGTCGCCACCATCCTCGGCCTCCTCGGCGGCGCCGGCGACCCGGCGGCGACGGGGACCGGCCTGAAGGTGCGGCTGGTCGCGTGACGCGCCCGGCGCGCCCCGCCCGCCCGGCAGAACTCAACATCTCCTAACGTGTAGCCCACGTGCCCTCGGGTACGAGAACGGACAGCGGCTGATCGCGTGACGGCGCCCGGCGTCTGCCCAGAGCGTTCTTCGCCGCTTCTCAAGTTCGTGACCGACCGTCTGCACATGCCCACGGCCGAGCCGACCACCGCCCGCGCCGCCCGCGCGCAGCATGCCGCTGCCCCCGCGCGCCATCACGGCGTCGCAAACGACGCCGCGCCCGCCGGCGCCACCGAGGACCCCGCGGTCGCGCCCGCCGGCACGACCGAGGACCCCGCGGTCGCGCCCGCCGGCGTCACCGAGGAGCCCGCGGTCCCGCCCGCCGCCGGCGGCGGCGCCGCGCCCCGCCAGCGCCTGGACTCCCTCGACGGGATCCGCGGCCTCGCCGCGCTCGGCGTCCTGGTCCTCCACGTGTGGATGTTCAGCTACGGCGACAGCCACCGGCCGCCGAAGGGCCTGCTCGACTTCACGCTCGGCGAGCTGCGCCTCGGCGTCCAGGTGTTCTTCGTCCTCTCGGGCTTCCTGATCTTCCGCCCGTTCGTCGCCGCCGCCCTCGACGGCGCCCGACGCGGCCCGAGCCTGGCGCGTTACGCGATCCGCCGCGCCGCGCGGATCCTGCCCGGCTACTGGGTGGCGCTGATCGCGTCGTTCTTCCTGCTGCGCCACCTCGACCATCCGATGCAGATCGACCCGGCGCTCCTGCCGGTCTTCCTCGTCTTCGCCCAGAACCACTTCGAGGAGACGATCAGGCACCTGGACCCGCCGATGTGGACGCTCGCGATCGAGGTGTCGTTCTACGCGACGCTCCCGCTCGCCGGCCTCGCGGCGCTCAAGCTGGGTGCCCATCGCGTGCGCCTC contains:
- a CDS encoding transglycosylase SLT domain-containing protein, encoding MAERGDDGQAMVVLLGVMVLVIVLASLLGAFAAGIGAHQERRGAADLAALAGAEAMRVAQPRLFEPARLDDGVVNPRHLERAAYLALARRIAVVTARRNGARTIAVAFPDASALAPTRIAVTIRDPLHVAGRTLTTPARAVAEITPVTLPTAGGDLGGEYRGPLAQRQGKRMRPDVALAFDRMSAAARADGVGLIVTSAFRTNAEQAALFAAHPDPKWVAPPGQSLHRLGTELDLGPDGAYGWLAAHAKRFGFVQRYAWEPWHYGYVRAAGSRSVGYGPGDGRSGLPAFVPARWAPAISRASQRWNVGAALLAAQLFQESHFNPFAISPAGAQGIAQFMPGTAKDYNLSDPFDGTAAILAQAHLMHDLLAQFGSVPLALAAYNAGPIPVSRCGCIPPIPETVEYVATILGLLGGAGDPAATGTGLKVRLVA
- a CDS encoding acyltransferase family protein, yielding MPTAEPTTARAARAQHAAAPARHHGVANDAAPAGATEDPAVAPAGTTEDPAVAPAGVTEEPAVPPAAGGGAAPRQRLDSLDGIRGLAALGVLVLHVWMFSYGDSHRPPKGLLDFTLGELRLGVQVFFVLSGFLIFRPFVAAALDGARRGPSLARYAIRRAARILPGYWVALIASFFLLRHLDHPMQIDPALLPVFLVFAQNHFEETIRHLDPPMWTLAIEVSFYATLPLAGLAALKLGAHRVRLLALTLTIVAAGVVSTILAYTHHWPQTLSTSLLPHLVEFGAGMTVAVLLHGRRLSARQAAPLVLAGLAVVVANSWWHATGVSTKEIRSLVGDAPGIAGIAMVIATLVAGPWRATLLARGPAKWLGTISYGVYLFHFPVIVGLRMTGHWPEGDVLGRQLLTVMAITLPAATLSWFLVEKPAIAWARRVTGGGRRRAARAPQPQPKRQRTGESPALRPQPAGADTYN